The following nucleotide sequence is from Diospyros lotus cultivar Yz01 chromosome 3, ASM1463336v1, whole genome shotgun sequence.
GTGTTCTTTAATTCAATACTCCCACGTGAAAAGGATATCTATGTAATTctgaaaaacatatatatttttattgtatattaattttacaagtatatatttataattatgtttttattgtatgtatgtatgattcCTTTGACTAATACATGTGATTTCAACACTACGAGTCATAGCATTCCATACACAAAATTTTGCTTCTATATAccaatattaaaattttaatttgaataaaaactTTCTGTGGCCTGTCTACATGCATTTGACTattcttttcttaaaattatattaagagtattaattataaaaaaaattcttttgcatgtttttgtaaataataaaaagttaaccATATAGGGTAGGAGAAAAAGGAGGAAGACTGGAGAGGATAAAACCAGACCTCGTGCATGCCAACCTCAACGATCTTCTCCTGGAGGAAGCCGATGTCTTTGACCTTAAGCGAGTTGAGAAGAGCAACACTGGACACAGTGGACAGGGGCTCCACCGTCAGATCATCCGCCACCGTGTAAACCACTGCGCTTTTGACGTACCCTTGCACCTCATTTTTAGATCTATCATAAGAGGAGTAGCTGCTGCTACTTCCCTGAAAAGAGAAAGGCAGCGCCTTCAATAGCGGCGACGGCTCGGTGTTTGAAGTGGCTGTCGCCGGCCGCAAGAGAGAGTCCTTCCTCTGGTTTGGCAGTAAATACTCGTCGGCAAGGTTCTGGACGCTCTGGTAGATTTTCATGGTAGACCCAGAAACAGCCTGGCCGCGGAGGGCGGCCAGAATGCCGCCGAGCGGTAGCTGCAAGAGGCCAAACAGGAAGTCGACGAAGTCCTTTCCAGCCTCCGCGAACACCACCTTATCTGTGGTGGTGTCTACTAGAAGCTTCAAGCTTACGGTTTTGGCCATCGGCAGGTTAGATTATGGGGGTTGCAGAGAGGGAAAATTACAAATTATGAGATGGGAATGGAAGGAAAGAAACGGTTGGGACGATgaagatttattttcttctctctcattcttcattTAAACCTATAATTATGGGTAATGCCTTTCAAATTCCAAATCTGGTTGTTGATAGTGACTACGGTTATCCCGATCATTAAGGAAGGTGGGGTGATGATCACAATCACAGCTTCGATTGCTCGGTGTCGTGGCTGCTGCCGCCGTCTATTCAGCTTAAAGGAGCATCAGGTATGTCGTTATTTTCTTCTGCAATCTTTTTTTGGCGATTCTCAATTTGAAATAGAAGATGAcattgatttagaaaataatgataatgataattaatgatgatgatgatggaggtGGTCATTGGACTTGGtgaagatttaaatatttttgatttattttagtttatattttgtacTTGTAAGTTTAATaatatgtgttatttttatcTGTATTACTTTATGATTTATATGACTTATTCtaatatttgataaatgatgataaatagattgatgaaattattttaaaataagtatatatatttcatttataataaaaaataagattataataattatgctattaaataatattaattcaattttataaaattatgttataaaaGACTTCCTCTTAGCTAGGTAGGTAGGATGGAATCCTTAAAATCCAGCGGATCAAATTCTTCATAAATCATGGATGATTTAAAGCTGAAACtccagtttttattttcaaaatatgctAAAAAACTTCTTTAAAATTGGCTGAGAAACTCTACCAATACTAGCCTCGATCTCTCAAGCTTCTAACAGAAACCAAGTTTTATCCCAAGCGACCCAACTCCTACTTTGAAAAtaaactagtggtgaacccgtgtATCACACGgaaaagtttaatttaaaaataaaaaataaatttattattttaaataattttaacaaaattgataattataatttttttaatttttattcatttatcaaaatttaaatttaattaattattcgttattcaatatgctaatagataacatttttaatttaatatactataatttaatgtgttaaagaataattaatacattaagtaGTTTActtgacaaaatatttatatttttttatttattatattatatttatttataaataaatattataaaatctataatatatccactcaaagacatttgttattttttatttattatattataattataaatataaattaaaactcttaaatatgtgtaagaataagttttttaaataataaaaaattttaaaaatatgaattttgatttcttccacaatttaaaaaatgtgataccttaaatattaattagcattgaaaaaccttaggctgcgttctctttgtttttcaattttcagttttgagttttgaattcattttcaattttctgttttggtagtctgttagaaaattgaaaacgcattctctttgttattttaaaaaattatttctcaaaacagaaaattagaaaacgcgttttctttgaaattttgaaatttttttaatgatattttattcaataaatttgattattcagtaaattaaaaatatttaatatttatacattattaaaaaaatatctacattttaaagctaatgaattttgtaatatttttttcattataataataaaatatgaataaataaataaataaatatattttgagttttgagtttattttgaatgaaaacactcaaaataattttttgttattttaaattttttttataattttttttgtttttaaaaatatatttttaaaaacaataaaaataacgcgttttcattattttaaaaaattgaaaattaaaaataacttaaaaataacaaaaaaaaaaaaaaaaaaacgcaaCTTTTATTTTCTGAAGACGAGACTCTTTGTTTGGGTCGACTATTGGATGGTTGGTCTAATTAATTTGCGCCTCTCAATTCTTCCTTCCCGTAAACAAAACTATGTATGATCTGAGCCAGGAGAAATGTCCATCTTGATGATCCGCGTGAGGGAGAGGATTAATTCGCAAAGCTCATCAGTTATCGCTTCTTACGTCACCTCAAATAAGGACAGCAAACTAGCAAACAAACATCATCATCAATTGCGGTGCTTAACTAATAACACTGAAACAACTGAAATCACACATTTTTAGATTTAGAACTACCGTAACATAACCGCAGCTTAATTATTGCTAGAGCTAGCCTCTGGGGTGTGGTGCCAATAATAATAGCAATGGAAAAAGGTATTGGTAGGATGGAATCCTTAAAATCCACCGCATCAAAATCTTCATAAATCTTACAAGGTTGATATTTAAAGCTGAAACTTTCAaaatatgttgaaaaaattctttaaaattggCTGAGAAACTCTTACTAATATTaattagctctctctctctcaagttaaCAATTTTTATGTCTAAGAGACCAACTCCTACTTTGAAAATAAATCTTtgtaaaatttactaaattttttaggAACCCTAATAATAGACTTACTCCTAACTTAAAAGAAAGACGTTCAAAAGCTAACTTACtacaaataatacttaaaatttaaaaattatcaaaatacacttttaacactcaagtaaaaaaaaacttgaaaaataaaaattatacatagatttgcataaaaaaaaattacgaaATTAATTGAGATAGAAGggtaatgaatttaaatataaagtttgtatgaaaataatataattcgTGAATACTCACATATTAACAGgacaatatttattaaaaagattTATAACAGCACTcacaacataatttataattcacTACC
It contains:
- the LOC127796922 gene encoding uncharacterized protein LOC127796922, yielding MAKTVSLKLLVDTTTDKVVFAEAGKDFVDFLFGLLQLPLGGILAALRGQAVSGSTMKIYQSVQNLADEYLLPNQRKDSLLRPATATSNTEPSPLLKALPFSFQGSSSSYSSYDRSKNEVQGYVKSAVVYTVADDLTVEPLSTVSSVALLNSLKVKDIGFLQEKIVEGLKLLKASLESTTVLTDVFLR